From one Micromonospora siamensis genomic stretch:
- a CDS encoding homoserine dehydrogenase: MRLALLGCGTVGSEVVRLLHEQSADLTARIGAPLEIAGIAVRRVGRDRAGLPVDPALFTTDPLGLIKRDDVDVVVEMVGGIEPARSWLVEALRAGKSVVTANKALLAEDGAALHDAAAEGDADLYYEASVAGAIPLLRPLRDSLHGDRINRVTGIVNGTTNFILSAMDATGAGFAEALEEATELGYAEADPTADVEGFDAAAKAAILASLAFHTRVTAADVHREGITEVTAADVASAKAMGCTIKLLCIAARGVDDAGRETVSVRVHPAMIPLGHPLASVGDAFNAVFVEAEAAGQLMFYGRGAGGAPTASAVLGDVVAVARNRLAGARAASESAYADLAVRPMGEALTRYHISLDVADRPGVLQSVAGVFARHDVSIATVRQGPAGGGPAGRGEDADLVIVTHVAPDAALAATVRELRGLDIVRSVASVLRVEGGA, encoded by the coding sequence GTGCGTTTGGCGCTGCTCGGCTGCGGAACCGTCGGCAGTGAGGTGGTCCGGCTGCTGCACGAGCAGTCGGCCGACCTCACCGCCCGGATCGGGGCTCCGCTGGAGATCGCCGGCATCGCCGTACGCCGGGTCGGCCGGGACCGGGCCGGCCTGCCCGTCGACCCGGCGCTGTTCACCACCGACCCGCTCGGCCTGATCAAGCGCGACGACGTCGACGTGGTGGTCGAGATGGTCGGCGGCATCGAGCCGGCCCGCAGCTGGCTGGTCGAGGCGCTGCGCGCCGGCAAGAGCGTGGTCACCGCCAACAAGGCGCTGCTCGCCGAGGACGGCGCGGCGCTGCACGACGCCGCCGCCGAGGGCGACGCGGACCTCTACTACGAGGCCAGCGTCGCCGGGGCGATCCCGCTGCTGCGCCCGCTGCGCGACTCGCTGCACGGTGACCGGATCAACCGGGTCACCGGCATCGTCAACGGCACCACCAACTTCATCCTCTCCGCCATGGACGCCACCGGCGCCGGCTTCGCCGAGGCGCTGGAGGAGGCCACCGAGCTGGGGTACGCCGAGGCGGACCCGACCGCCGACGTGGAGGGCTTCGACGCCGCCGCGAAGGCCGCCATCCTCGCCTCGCTGGCCTTCCACACCCGGGTCACCGCCGCCGACGTGCACCGCGAGGGCATCACCGAGGTGACCGCCGCCGACGTGGCCAGCGCCAAGGCGATGGGCTGCACCATCAAGCTGCTCTGCATCGCCGCCCGGGGCGTCGACGACGCGGGCCGGGAGACGGTCAGCGTCCGGGTGCACCCGGCGATGATCCCGCTGGGCCACCCGCTGGCCAGCGTCGGTGACGCGTTCAACGCGGTCTTCGTCGAGGCCGAGGCGGCCGGGCAGCTGATGTTCTACGGCCGGGGCGCCGGCGGGGCGCCGACCGCCAGCGCCGTCCTCGGCGACGTGGTGGCGGTGGCCCGCAACCGGCTCGCCGGGGCCCGGGCGGCCAGCGAGTCCGCGTACGCCGACCTGGCCGTGCGGCCGATGGGGGAGGCGCTCACCCGCTACCACATCAGCCTCGACGTGGCCGACCGTCCGGGTGTGCTCCAGTCCGTCGCCGGGGTCTTCGCCCGGCACGACGTCTCCATCGCCACCGTCCGGCAGGGCCCGGCGGGTGGCGGACCGGCCGGCCGGGGCGAGGACGCGGACCTGGTCATCGTCACGCACGTCGCGCCGGACGCCGCGCTGGCCGCGACCGTCCGCGAGCTGCGCGGGCTGGACATCGTCCGGTCGGTGGCGAGTGTGCTGCGCGTCGAGGGCGGGGCCTGA
- the lysA gene encoding diaminopimelate decarboxylase — MRAHEAGALHGDIGSRGPSWLRTPVDVNTLVPALWPHNVTRGADGALRVAGLSVHELAREYGTPAYVLDEDDLRARAREFRDAFGDADVYYAGKAFLCRAVVRMIAEEGLLLDVCTGGELATALAAGMDPARIAFHGNNKSVAELTRALDAGVGRIVLDSFTEIDRLTALARERGVRPGVLVRVTVGVEAHTHEFIATAHEDQKFGFSLAGGAALAAALRVLDEDVLDLRGLHSHIGSQIFDTSGFEVSARRVLGLQAQIRDARGVELPELDLGGGFGIAYTTQDDPSSPHELAKRMRKIVDAECAAERLAVPRLSIEPGRAIVGPAVFTLYEVGTVKDVDGLRTYVSVDGGMSDNIRTALYDASYSATVANRASSAEPLLARVVGKHCESGDIVVKDEFLPADVQPGDLVAVPGTGAYCRSMASNYNHVPRPPVVAVRAGRARLIVRRETEEDLLTLDVG; from the coding sequence ATGCGCGCGCACGAGGCCGGTGCCCTGCACGGCGACATCGGCAGCCGCGGCCCGTCGTGGCTGCGTACCCCGGTGGACGTCAACACCCTGGTGCCGGCCCTGTGGCCGCACAACGTCACCCGCGGCGCCGACGGCGCGCTGCGGGTCGCCGGCCTGTCGGTCCACGAACTCGCCCGGGAGTACGGCACCCCGGCGTACGTCCTGGACGAGGACGACCTGCGGGCCCGGGCCCGGGAGTTCCGGGACGCCTTCGGCGACGCGGACGTCTACTACGCGGGCAAGGCGTTCCTCTGCCGCGCGGTGGTGCGGATGATCGCCGAGGAGGGGCTGCTCCTCGACGTCTGCACCGGCGGCGAGCTGGCCACCGCGCTGGCGGCCGGGATGGACCCGGCGCGGATCGCCTTCCACGGCAACAACAAGTCGGTGGCCGAGCTGACCCGGGCGCTGGACGCCGGGGTGGGGCGGATCGTCCTGGACTCGTTCACCGAGATCGACCGGCTCACCGCGCTGGCCCGCGAGCGCGGGGTACGCCCCGGCGTGCTGGTCCGGGTGACCGTCGGCGTGGAGGCGCACACCCACGAGTTCATCGCCACCGCCCACGAGGACCAGAAGTTCGGCTTCTCGCTGGCCGGCGGGGCGGCCCTGGCGGCGGCCCTGCGGGTCCTCGACGAGGACGTGCTCGACCTGCGCGGCCTGCACTCGCACATCGGTTCGCAGATCTTCGACACCAGCGGCTTCGAGGTCTCCGCCCGCCGGGTGCTCGGCCTGCAGGCGCAGATCCGCGACGCGCGCGGGGTGGAGCTGCCCGAGCTGGACCTCGGCGGCGGCTTCGGCATCGCGTACACCACCCAGGACGACCCCTCGTCGCCGCACGAGCTGGCCAAGCGGATGCGCAAGATCGTCGACGCGGAGTGCGCGGCGGAGCGGCTCGCCGTGCCCCGGCTGTCGATCGAGCCGGGCCGGGCCATCGTCGGGCCGGCGGTGTTCACCCTCTACGAGGTGGGCACGGTCAAGGACGTCGACGGGTTGCGGACGTACGTGAGCGTCGACGGGGGGATGAGCGACAACATCCGGACCGCCCTCTACGACGCGTCGTACTCGGCCACGGTGGCCAACCGGGCGTCGTCGGCCGAGCCGCTGCTCGCCCGCGTGGTGGGAAAGCACTGTGAGTCCGGGGACATCGTGGTGAAGGATGAATTCCTGCCCGCCGACGTGCAGCCCGGAGATCTTGTCGCGGTGCCCGGCACGGGTGCGTACTGCCGGAGCATGGCCAGCAACTACAACCACGTGCCGCGCCCCCCGGTGGTCGCGGTGCGTGCCGGACGGGCCCGGCTGATCGTCCGGCGGGAAACCGAAGAGGACCTGCTCACTCTGGATGTGGGATGA
- the argS gene encoding arginine--tRNA ligase — MTPAELADVVLSAAHAVFSERGLDRSALPETTAVERPRNPDHGDYASTLALQLSKKVGVPPRELAAGLAEQLGRAPGIKSVEIAGPGFLNIRLDAAAAGQLARVIVEAGDGYGRSDRLAGEKINLEFVSANPTGPVHIGGVRWAAVGDALSRLLRATGADVGTEYYFNDAGSQIDRFARSLLAAAKGEPAPEDGYGGAYIAEIAEAVRGIRPDVLELTDDAAQEVFRVEGVALMFAEIKSSLQAFGVEFDTYFNEKDLHDRGELDLALNRLREQGHLYESEGATWLRTTDFGDDKDRVLRKSNGEWTYFAADCAYYLDKRERGFERVVIMLGADHHGYIGRMKAMAACFGDDPERNLEILIGQLVNLVRDGAPVRMSKRAGTVVTLEDLVDAIGVDASRYALARYSSDSPIDIDVELWTRATRDNPVYYVQYVAARTAGVARNAAEVGLTRGAADDFQPELLSHDKENELLKALAEFPAVVATAAELREPHRVARYLEESVAASYHRFYDNCRVLPQGDEEVTDLHRARLWLNDATRTVIANGLRLLGVSAPERM; from the coding sequence GTGACTCCTGCAGAACTCGCCGACGTCGTCCTCTCCGCAGCCCATGCCGTCTTCTCGGAGCGCGGGCTGGACCGTTCCGCGCTGCCGGAGACCACCGCCGTGGAACGCCCGCGTAACCCCGATCACGGCGACTACGCCTCCACCCTGGCGCTCCAGCTCAGCAAGAAGGTCGGGGTGCCCCCGCGCGAGCTGGCCGCCGGCCTCGCCGAGCAGCTCGGCCGGGCGCCGGGGATCAAGTCGGTGGAGATCGCCGGCCCGGGCTTCCTGAACATCCGGCTCGACGCGGCCGCCGCCGGGCAGCTGGCCCGGGTGATCGTGGAGGCCGGCGACGGGTACGGCCGCAGCGACCGGCTGGCCGGCGAGAAGATCAACCTGGAGTTCGTCTCGGCGAACCCGACCGGCCCGGTGCACATCGGCGGGGTCCGCTGGGCCGCCGTCGGCGACGCGCTGAGCCGGCTGCTCCGCGCCACCGGCGCCGACGTGGGCACGGAATATTACTTCAACGACGCCGGCTCGCAGATCGACCGGTTCGCCCGGTCGCTGCTGGCCGCCGCGAAGGGCGAGCCGGCCCCCGAGGACGGCTACGGCGGCGCGTACATCGCCGAGATCGCCGAGGCGGTCCGCGGGATCCGCCCGGACGTGCTGGAGCTGACCGACGACGCCGCCCAGGAGGTCTTCCGGGTCGAGGGCGTCGCGCTGATGTTCGCCGAGATCAAGTCGTCGCTTCAGGCCTTCGGGGTGGAGTTCGACACCTACTTCAACGAGAAGGACCTGCACGACCGGGGCGAGCTGGACCTGGCCCTGAACCGGCTCCGCGAGCAGGGGCACCTCTACGAGTCCGAGGGCGCCACCTGGCTGCGCACCACCGACTTCGGTGACGACAAGGACCGGGTGCTGCGCAAGTCCAACGGCGAGTGGACCTACTTCGCCGCCGACTGCGCCTACTATCTCGACAAGCGCGAGCGCGGCTTCGAGCGGGTAGTGATCATGCTGGGCGCCGACCACCACGGCTACATCGGCCGGATGAAGGCGATGGCCGCCTGCTTCGGCGACGACCCGGAGCGCAACCTGGAGATCCTCATCGGCCAGCTGGTCAATCTGGTCCGCGACGGCGCCCCGGTGCGGATGAGCAAGCGGGCCGGCACCGTGGTCACCCTGGAGGACCTGGTCGACGCGATCGGCGTGGACGCCTCCCGCTACGCGCTGGCCCGCTACTCCAGCGACTCGCCGATCGACATCGACGTGGAGCTGTGGACCCGGGCCACCCGCGACAACCCGGTCTACTACGTGCAGTACGTCGCCGCTCGGACCGCCGGCGTCGCCCGCAACGCCGCCGAGGTGGGGCTGACCCGGGGCGCGGCCGACGACTTCCAGCCCGAGCTGCTCTCCCACGACAAGGAGAACGAGCTGCTCAAGGCGCTCGCCGAGTTCCCCGCCGTGGTGGCCACCGCGGCGGAGCTGCGCGAGCCGCACCGGGTGGCCCGTTACCTGGAGGAGAGCGTGGCCGCCTCCTACCACCGGTTCTACGACAACTGCCGGGTCCTGCCGCAGGGTGACGAGGAGGTCACCGACCTGCACCGCGCCCGGCTCTGGCTCAACGACGCCACCCGCACGGTCATCGCCAACGGCCTGCGCCTGCTCGGCGTCTCCGCCCCCGAGAGGATGTAG
- a CDS encoding DUF3105 domain-containing protein, giving the protein MSISTPGGPERRPTVVSTGKKPAAGRPAAADRTARPGAGKGTPRQGSGGKGRKPVTPVKVSQGRSWGPIGVIAAVCLLAIGIIGYGVYASVQGSKPWEKRAADIDGVVDYRAKDKELVKGGNHQQGPIKYTVLPPVAGPHNPAWQNCMGDVYDAPIANEHAVHSLEHGTVWITYRPDLPADQVAKLKEKVVGKEKLMLSPYEGLDKPIALQAWGYQLKVDNADDKRIDEFIKTLRVNASIEGPNALCTQGVTATGTTPRDMGDQMSDQTQG; this is encoded by the coding sequence ATGAGCATCAGCACCCCGGGCGGCCCGGAGCGCCGTCCGACCGTGGTCAGCACCGGCAAGAAGCCGGCGGCCGGCCGGCCCGCGGCTGCCGATCGGACGGCCAGGCCGGGCGCCGGGAAGGGCACCCCCCGGCAGGGCTCGGGCGGCAAGGGCCGCAAGCCGGTCACCCCGGTGAAGGTGAGCCAGGGCCGCTCCTGGGGGCCGATCGGGGTCATCGCCGCGGTCTGCCTGCTGGCCATCGGGATCATCGGTTACGGCGTGTACGCCTCGGTTCAGGGCTCCAAGCCGTGGGAGAAGCGGGCGGCCGACATCGACGGCGTCGTCGACTACCGCGCCAAGGACAAGGAGCTGGTCAAGGGCGGCAACCACCAGCAGGGCCCGATCAAGTACACGGTCCTCCCGCCGGTGGCCGGCCCGCACAACCCGGCCTGGCAGAACTGCATGGGCGACGTCTACGACGCCCCGATCGCCAACGAGCACGCGGTGCACAGCCTGGAGCACGGCACGGTCTGGATCACCTACCGGCCCGACCTGCCCGCCGACCAGGTGGCCAAGCTCAAGGAGAAGGTCGTCGGCAAGGAGAAGCTGATGCTCAGCCCGTACGAGGGGCTGGACAAGCCGATCGCCCTGCAGGCCTGGGGCTACCAGCTCAAGGTCGACAACGCCGACGACAAGCGGATCGACGAGTTCATCAAGACGCTGCGGGTGAACGCCTCGATCGAGGGCCCGAACGCGCTGTGCACCCAGGGCGTGACCGCCACCGGCACCACGCCGCGGGACATGGGCGACCAGATGTCCGACCAGACCCAGGGCTGA
- a CDS encoding DUF305 domain-containing protein, whose protein sequence is MTAPTTTANAPDETPVTGSADRASARRFGILALAAAVVVGLLLGYAGGLLTPKLTRPGDTSAEAGFARDMTTHHSQAVAMGLMAFQKGTDPEVRQIGVDIATGQQGEIGTMQTWLRSWGLDPAGSEPAMAWMPDGAALVKNGLMPGMATPEEMTKLESAQGREFDVMFLNLMIQHHLGGVHMIDGILDADGDPEVARVAQVMKNTQQTDLANMNAALKRLGG, encoded by the coding sequence ATGACGGCTCCCACCACGACGGCGAACGCGCCCGACGAGACCCCGGTCACCGGCTCCGCCGACCGGGCGTCCGCACGCCGCTTCGGCATCCTGGCGTTGGCCGCCGCCGTCGTGGTGGGGCTGCTCCTCGGGTACGCGGGCGGCCTGCTCACCCCGAAGCTCACCCGCCCGGGGGACACCTCCGCCGAGGCGGGCTTCGCCCGGGACATGACCACCCACCACTCCCAGGCGGTCGCCATGGGGCTGATGGCCTTCCAGAAGGGCACCGACCCGGAGGTACGCCAGATCGGCGTGGACATCGCCACCGGGCAGCAGGGCGAGATCGGCACCATGCAGACCTGGCTGCGGTCCTGGGGGCTGGACCCGGCCGGTTCGGAGCCGGCGATGGCCTGGATGCCGGACGGCGCGGCCCTGGTCAAGAACGGGCTGATGCCCGGGATGGCCACCCCGGAGGAGATGACGAAGCTGGAGTCCGCCCAGGGGCGCGAGTTCGACGTCATGTTCCTGAACCTGATGATCCAGCACCACCTGGGCGGGGTGCACATGATCGACGGCATCCTGGACGCCGACGGCGACCCGGAGGTGGCCCGGGTGGCCCAGGTCATGAAGAACACCCAGCAGACCGACCTGGCCAACATGAACGCCGCGCTCAAGCGGCTGGGCGGCTGA
- a CDS encoding winged helix-turn-helix domain-containing protein — MGVALRDARRSVTSWCRRHTIGGDGAVAAVRRGQRQGEPGTLSREQELELIDTLRGTYPDEFGLDEELWTRQSLTTLIQRRFAEGMEAGEVGAYLRAWGLGPREPRERACGLCVGAVERWVRLEYPAITRAAQEHLAEVYWIGRVRLRGTMPAADVISAVSARGRVRFMITTPSVDPPLPRDFVLRLSGAEERTVHLIVDGSWPRNEWPRRLPRRIVLHPLPSCGRTLAAA; from the coding sequence GTGGGGGTTGCACTCAGAGACGCACGGCGGTCGGTGACCAGTTGGTGCCGACGCCACACCATCGGCGGTGACGGGGCGGTGGCAGCCGTCCGTCGCGGACAGCGGCAGGGCGAGCCGGGAACGCTCAGTCGCGAACAGGAACTCGAACTGATCGACACCCTGCGGGGCACCTACCCCGACGAGTTCGGCCTCGACGAGGAGCTCTGGACGCGACAGAGCCTCACCACGTTGATCCAGCGCCGGTTCGCCGAGGGGATGGAGGCCGGTGAGGTCGGGGCGTACCTGCGGGCCTGGGGGTTGGGCCCGCGCGAGCCCCGGGAGCGGGCCTGCGGCCTCTGCGTGGGCGCCGTCGAGCGCTGGGTGCGCCTGGAGTACCCGGCGATCACCCGGGCCGCCCAGGAACACCTCGCCGAGGTCTACTGGATCGGCCGGGTACGCCTGCGCGGCACCATGCCGGCCGCCGACGTCATCTCGGCCGTCTCGGCCCGGGGCCGGGTCCGGTTCATGATCACCACACCGTCGGTCGACCCGCCGCTCCCCCGCGACTTCGTGTTGCGGCTCAGCGGCGCCGAGGAGCGGACCGTGCACCTGATCGTGGACGGCTCCTGGCCGAGGAACGAGTGGCCCCGCCGCCTCCCCCGCCGCATCGTCCTGCACCCCCTCCCCAGCTGCGGCCGCACCCTCGCCGCCGCCTGA
- a CDS encoding DNA polymerase domain-containing protein: protein MSGADETRDGVALTSLDQPLSDVADATKRQLVDYLDTVRDRILPGLRDRPLSVIRVRPGQPAFMQKNLPKYTPDWVRRTPVWAEASHREISYGLCDDRRTLLWFANQRSVEYHPTLATVEDLHRPTHLVLDLDPPEGDSFAAAVAVARLVRQALADSGLTGAVKTSGAKGLHVFVPVAGGTAEEMAAATRAIAVRAERLDPASATTAFIKEDRGGRVFVDSTRAYSATVVAAYSPRLRPGLPVSFPVPWDDLGEVTPADFTVATVPGLVTDRDPWAELMPAPQRLPAELVEHGRTVPVARVQAMHEGKRRARARREAG from the coding sequence ATGAGCGGAGCCGACGAGACCCGGGACGGGGTGGCGCTGACCAGCCTCGACCAGCCGCTGTCCGACGTGGCGGACGCGACCAAGCGGCAGCTGGTCGACTACCTGGACACCGTCCGGGACCGGATCCTGCCGGGGCTGCGCGACCGGCCGCTGTCGGTGATCCGGGTCCGCCCCGGCCAGCCGGCGTTCATGCAGAAGAACCTGCCGAAGTACACCCCGGACTGGGTGCGCCGGACGCCGGTCTGGGCCGAGGCGTCGCACCGGGAGATCTCGTACGGCCTCTGCGACGACCGGCGGACGCTGCTCTGGTTCGCCAACCAGCGGTCGGTGGAGTACCACCCGACCCTGGCCACGGTGGAGGACCTGCACCGCCCCACCCACCTGGTGCTGGACCTCGACCCGCCCGAGGGGGACTCGTTCGCCGCGGCGGTGGCGGTCGCCCGGCTGGTCCGGCAGGCGCTGGCCGACTCCGGTCTCACCGGTGCGGTGAAGACCAGTGGCGCCAAGGGCCTGCACGTCTTCGTGCCGGTGGCGGGCGGGACCGCGGAGGAGATGGCCGCCGCGACCCGGGCGATCGCCGTACGCGCGGAGCGGCTCGACCCGGCGTCGGCCACCACCGCCTTCATCAAGGAGGACCGCGGTGGCCGGGTCTTCGTCGACTCGACCCGGGCGTACTCGGCGACCGTGGTGGCCGCGTACAGCCCGCGGCTGCGGCCGGGGCTGCCGGTGTCCTTCCCGGTGCCGTGGGACGACCTGGGCGAGGTCACGCCGGCCGACTTCACCGTCGCCACCGTGCCGGGGCTGGTGACCGACCGGGATCCGTGGGCGGAGCTGATGCCGGCGCCGCAGCGGCTCCCCGCCGAGTTGGTGGAGCACGGCCGGACCGTTCCGGTGGCCCGGGTCCAGGCGATGCACGAGGGCAAGCGGCGGGCCCGCGCCCGCCGCGAGGCCGGCTGA
- a CDS encoding isocitrate lyase/PEP mutase family protein — MTQTDLSNTLRALHRPGDPLILPNAWDAGSARAVVQAGFAAVATSSGAVADSLGHADGEATPVAEMLGAIGRIAAAVDVPVTADIERGYGLSPGELAERLLATGAVGCNIEDSDPRTGALVDPAEQADLLAALRAAAGTDLVVNARIDVFLRTAGDHRDVLDDAVDRARRYLAAGADCVYPIFLADPELIHRFVEAVAAPVNVLTRGAGPIPGELAKLGVARVSYGAGLYHTTKGYLTRMIGAVRDGDNPYAIAGN, encoded by the coding sequence ATGACGCAGACCGATCTCTCCAACACGTTGCGCGCCCTGCACCGACCGGGCGACCCGCTGATCCTGCCCAACGCCTGGGACGCCGGCTCGGCGCGGGCGGTCGTCCAGGCCGGCTTCGCGGCCGTCGCCACCAGCAGTGGCGCGGTGGCCGACTCCCTCGGCCATGCCGACGGGGAGGCCACCCCGGTCGCCGAGATGCTCGGCGCGATCGGCCGCATCGCCGCCGCCGTCGACGTGCCGGTCACCGCCGACATCGAGCGCGGGTACGGGCTGAGCCCGGGCGAACTGGCCGAGCGGCTGCTCGCCACCGGCGCGGTCGGCTGCAACATCGAGGACTCCGACCCGCGCACCGGGGCGCTGGTCGACCCGGCGGAACAGGCCGACCTCCTCGCCGCGCTCCGGGCGGCGGCCGGCACCGACCTGGTCGTCAACGCCCGGATCGACGTCTTCCTGCGTACGGCCGGTGACCACCGTGACGTCCTCGACGACGCGGTGGACCGCGCCCGGCGTTACCTGGCGGCCGGGGCCGACTGCGTCTACCCGATCTTCCTCGCCGACCCGGAGCTGATCCACCGTTTCGTCGAGGCGGTCGCCGCACCGGTCAACGTCTTGACCCGGGGCGCCGGACCCATTCCGGGCGAGCTGGCGAAGCTGGGCGTGGCGCGGGTCAGCTACGGCGCCGGCCTGTACCACACCACCAAGGGGTATCTGACCAGGATGATCGGCGCGGTCCGGGACGGCGACAACCCGTACGCCATCGCCGGGAACTGA
- a CDS encoding FAD-dependent oxidoreductase, producing MTKAIVVGGGLAGPVAAMALHRAGIDATVYEAYERDAVGVGAFLTLSVNGVDALRAVGVDGLVGGLGHPTPRMALHNHHGRELGEFGTSGTRTRGAGSSTVRRSDLYRALRDETVRRGVAIVPGARLVDAEASGTGVLARFADGRTVEGDLLIGADGLRSRVRTLIDPAAPAPRYVPLLNAGGFARGLRLSDERGVMHMLFGRRCFFCWMVVGDDEVWWFANPPQPTEPTREQLAAIGHDEARARLRTLLAGDAGPALAVLDHTERIEYGWPTYDLPSVPVWHRDRMIVIGDAAHTAAPSSGQGAAMAFEDGVQLARCLRDLPDVPAAFAAYEKLRRRRVERVVAQGKRVSGSKVPGPVGRLARDLAMPIFARLTARNDGAALAWLYDHHIDWAAPVKA from the coding sequence ATGACTAAGGCAATCGTGGTGGGCGGGGGTCTGGCCGGTCCGGTCGCCGCCATGGCGCTGCACCGCGCAGGCATCGACGCGACGGTCTACGAGGCGTACGAGCGGGACGCCGTCGGCGTCGGCGCCTTCCTCACCCTCTCGGTCAACGGGGTCGACGCGCTGCGCGCCGTCGGGGTGGACGGTCTGGTCGGCGGGCTCGGCCATCCCACGCCCCGGATGGCGCTGCACAACCACCACGGGCGCGAGCTGGGGGAGTTCGGCACCAGCGGCACCCGGACCCGGGGCGCCGGCAGCAGCACGGTGCGGCGCTCCGACCTCTACCGCGCCCTGCGGGACGAGACGGTCCGCCGGGGCGTGGCGATCGTGCCCGGCGCCCGGCTGGTCGACGCCGAGGCGAGCGGCACGGGGGTGCTCGCCCGGTTCGCCGACGGCCGGACGGTCGAGGGCGATCTGCTGATCGGGGCCGACGGGCTGCGCTCCCGGGTCCGTACCCTGATCGACCCGGCCGCCCCGGCGCCGCGCTACGTGCCGCTGCTCAACGCCGGCGGCTTCGCCCGCGGGCTGCGCCTGTCCGACGAGCGCGGGGTGATGCACATGCTCTTCGGCCGGCGCTGCTTCTTCTGCTGGATGGTGGTCGGCGACGACGAGGTCTGGTGGTTCGCCAACCCGCCGCAGCCCACCGAGCCGACCCGGGAGCAGCTCGCCGCGATCGGGCACGACGAGGCCCGCGCCCGGTTGCGGACGCTGCTGGCCGGCGACGCCGGCCCGGCCCTCGCCGTCCTGGACCACACCGAGCGGATCGAGTACGGCTGGCCGACGTACGACCTGCCGTCGGTGCCGGTGTGGCACCGGGACCGGATGATCGTCATCGGCGACGCCGCGCACACCGCCGCGCCCTCCTCCGGACAGGGGGCGGCCATGGCGTTCGAGGACGGCGTTCAGCTGGCTCGCTGCCTGCGCGACCTGCCCGACGTCCCGGCGGCCTTCGCGGCGTACGAGAAGCTGCGCCGGCGACGGGTCGAGCGGGTGGTGGCCCAGGGGAAGCGGGTCAGCGGCAGCAAGGTGCCCGGGCCGGTCGGCCGGCTGGCCCGCGACCTGGCCATGCCGATCTTCGCCCGGCTGACCGCCCGCAACGACGGGGCTGCGCTGGCCTGGCTCTACGACCACCACATCGACTGGGCGGCCCCGGTCAAGGCGTGA
- a CDS encoding PadR family transcriptional regulator — translation MAARAHRRSPLAMMVLALLVEEPMHAYRMQQLIRQRDKQDVVNVAQRNSVYQTIDRLHRDELIRVAHTAREDRRPERTVYALTEQGRRTLDGWLAEALATPAREFPEFPAALSFLPILPPEEAVRQLDRRAGTLAARLAEREAVLAAVDLPRLFLIEDEYRLALLRTELEWVRAVVAELRAGTITWSGEWLADWTGGGEN, via the coding sequence ATGGCCGCCCGCGCGCACCGCCGCTCCCCGCTGGCGATGATGGTGCTGGCCCTGCTGGTCGAGGAGCCGATGCACGCGTACCGGATGCAGCAGCTGATCCGGCAGCGCGACAAGCAGGACGTGGTCAACGTCGCGCAGCGCAACAGCGTCTACCAGACGATCGACCGCCTGCACCGCGACGAGTTGATCCGCGTCGCGCACACCGCCCGCGAGGACCGCCGCCCCGAACGCACCGTCTACGCCCTCACCGAGCAGGGCCGGCGCACCCTCGACGGGTGGCTCGCCGAGGCGCTGGCCACTCCCGCCCGGGAGTTCCCCGAGTTCCCCGCCGCGCTCTCCTTCCTGCCGATCCTTCCGCCGGAGGAGGCCGTCCGGCAGCTCGACCGGCGTGCCGGGACGCTGGCGGCCCGACTGGCGGAACGCGAGGCGGTGCTGGCGGCGGTGGACCTGCCCCGGCTCTTCCTGATCGAGGACGAATACCGGCTCGCCCTGCTCCGCACCGAGCTGGAGTGGGTACGCGCCGTGGTCGCCGAACTGCGGGCCGGCACGATCACCTGGTCCGGCGAGTGGCTCGCGGACTGGACGGGCGGCGGCGAGAACTGA
- a CDS encoding TetR/AcrR family transcriptional regulator, giving the protein MARAVSETHDEILTAASRRFAVTGYKGTSLQDIARSVGCSKATVLYHFANKEALLGELMAPAISVLEALDARLAGQTGAAAQQVATEGFVDLAVRFRREIALLRGEFPDLLQQPAFAHIQQISERLIDAFAGHSDRPVARIAALVVLAGIAETCAEFIDIPDDELRPALLAVVRRAVEPVS; this is encoded by the coding sequence ATGGCCAGAGCGGTGTCCGAGACCCACGACGAGATCCTCACCGCGGCCTCCCGGCGATTCGCCGTCACGGGTTACAAGGGCACCTCGTTGCAGGACATCGCCCGCTCGGTGGGCTGCTCCAAGGCCACCGTGCTCTACCACTTCGCCAACAAGGAGGCCCTGCTCGGCGAGCTGATGGCCCCGGCCATCAGCGTGCTGGAGGCGCTCGACGCCCGGCTCGCCGGGCAGACCGGCGCCGCCGCCCAGCAGGTCGCCACCGAGGGCTTCGTCGACCTGGCGGTCCGCTTCCGCCGGGAGATCGCCCTGCTCCGCGGCGAATTCCCCGACCTGCTCCAGCAGCCCGCCTTCGCGCACATCCAGCAGATCTCCGAACGCCTGATCGACGCCTTCGCCGGCCACAGCGACCGGCCCGTCGCCCGGATCGCCGCCCTGGTGGTGCTCGCCGGGATCGCCGAGACGTGCGCCGAGTTCATCGACATCCCCGACGACGAGCTGCGGCCGGCGCTGCTGGCCGTCGTACGGCGGGCCGTCGAACCCGTCAGCTGA